DNA from Rubripirellula lacrimiformis:
CTACGAAGTGCTCGATCGATTGCTGTATCGACTCGGACAACGGCGTGTGTGTGGTGTTGGGGAATGCGTCTAGGAAGGGTTGAAAGTCGAGGTCGCAAACAAAGGGAACTTCGCTTTCACCGGCCGTGATTTGGAATCGCTCGGGAATGCCCAGGGATGAAGCGGACGTTTGCATCGCGTTGATCATTTCCGCGGTGGACGCTGTATGGCTTGGCAGGGTGAACGCACCGAATCCATCGTAGGGTTCCATCAGTGCATTGCCGAACGCGGCACCGACGTCGGGGGCATACAGATAGTCTTGTGAGTTGCGGTAGGGGATTTCGTAAGGCTGTCCCAACGCGATCTGCTTCATCGCTGTTGTTGGTGCTGCTGTTTGACCGGCATCCCGCCCCGGTCCGAACACTGCACCCGGTCGAAGGCAAGCCGTAGCGATGCCGGTGTCATGTGCAAACAGCCGGCACAGGTTTTCGGCTGCCAGTTTCCAGACTCCGTAAACGTTCACGGGCATCGGTTCCGAATCCGTCTCGATTCGGCCTGTCGGGTACGTTGATCGTGGTCCATAAACGGCCATGGAACTTGCGAAAACGAATCGTTGCAACGACGTTTGGCTATGTTTCATCGCTTCGATCAGGTTTTGCGTTCCCGCCAAGTTTGTCTGCAGCCCTCGATCGCGATGCGAATTGCAATCGGGCGTCTGCAGTCCAGCCAGGTGAGCGATGCGGGTGAACGAGTGATGCGATATCCATTGATCGACTTGTGGTCCGTCGCTCACATCGCAGGCGACGACTTCCAATCGGCTCCGGTCGACATTCTCGAACACTCGCTGCGTTCGGTCTTCGTCAGCGCTACGGCTCAGTAGGGTGACGTGGCTGTTGGTGTTATGGAGCAACCACTTTGTGGTCGCCGCACCGATACAGCCATAGCCGCCGGTGATCAGGACGTTCGGGACGGATTCCATGTTCAGATTTGCCTAGGTTGTTTTCGGTATTCGCCGGGGGTGATCCCGGTTTCGCGTTTGAACGCCACCGACAATCGTTCGGTATGTCGGTAGCCGGCCAAGGGGGTGATTTGTTCAAGTGTCATGTTCGTTTCACGCAGCAGTTGCTTGACGCGATCGACCTGTGCACGGGTGATTTCGTCGTGCAATGTGGATCCGAATTCAGCACGAAAGCGGCGTTCCAATTGGCGTCTAGAGATTCGCACGGCATCGGCGACGTGGTTGACATTGATGCCATCGCATGCGTGCTGGCGAATGAATCGGCAGGCTTCGGCCAAGTCCCGATCCTCGGATGCATGGACCTGAGTCGATCGTCGGCAGGATACGCGTTGGGGCGCAAGCAGTTCAAGTCGCGAGTGTCGTTGGCCACCATGCATCATCTGCTGCAAAGCTTCGGCCGCCCGGTATCCAATTCCTTCGGCATCGGGGCGGACGCTGGACAATGTAGGGTCGCACAGCGGGCAGATCGCGTCGTCGTCATCGACACCGATCACACCAATTTGGTCCGGCACCTGGATATCCAGAATGCCGCAAGCGTTCAGGACTTGTTGGCCTCGGATGTCATTGCATGCCAGCAGCCCGGTTGGGTGTTGAAGGGTTTTCAGCCAGGTCGAAACGCCGTGGTCGTCCATCATTCCCGACTGTTCGGCGCCCGAGACGCGTGCCCCTTCCGTCCCGGGTGATTCGTACACCGAAAGTGGCAATCCGGCCGCTTCAACGGCCTCGCGAAAGAATCGCAATCGGGCCATCGAAAAGTGAATGGTTTGGAATCCGCAAAACGCAAATCGTTCGAAACCTCGTTCACGCAAATGGTCAAACGCCAGCCGGGCAACCGCTCGGTCGTCGGTATCGAAACGCGGCATGCCGGGAAATTCGTGGCGGCAGCGGACGTCCACCACCGGCACCCCCAACGCACTCAATTGGCCCACCGAGTGCTGGTCGACTCGGGCGATGGCACCGCTGACCGATGCCGAACCGAGCCAATCGGGCAGGGCCGCGTCGATCGTCATTTCTTGGTGCATCAAAGACCAGTTGGTCCGCGTCCGAGCGAACAGGGCGATGCCTTTAAGTAGTTCGCGGCCGTACGACCGCGATGTTTCCACCATCAGGGCGATCTTGGGGCGGGGGCGGATACTCACTGGCACAGATCTCCCTGGTCACAAAGACTTGACGCAAAACATCATTCGTGTGTCGCAGATCATCATCGACAAACGGTCGGCTAATGTCGACAATGACTCCTGTAAG
Protein-coding regions in this window:
- a CDS encoding AraC family transcriptional regulator, with translation MSIRPRPKIALMVETSRSYGRELLKGIALFARTRTNWSLMHQEMTIDAALPDWLGSASVSGAIARVDQHSVGQLSALGVPVVDVRCRHEFPGMPRFDTDDRAVARLAFDHLRERGFERFAFCGFQTIHFSMARLRFFREAVEAAGLPLSVYESPGTEGARVSGAEQSGMMDDHGVSTWLKTLQHPTGLLACNDIRGQQVLNACGILDIQVPDQIGVIGVDDDDAICPLCDPTLSSVRPDAEGIGYRAAEALQQMMHGGQRHSRLELLAPQRVSCRRSTQVHASEDRDLAEACRFIRQHACDGINVNHVADAVRISRRQLERRFRAEFGSTLHDEITRAQVDRVKQLLRETNMTLEQITPLAGYRHTERLSVAFKRETGITPGEYRKQPRQI
- a CDS encoding NAD-dependent epimerase/dehydratase family protein — its product is MESVPNVLITGGYGCIGAATTKWLLHNTNSHVTLLSRSADEDRTQRVFENVDRSRLEVVACDVSDGPQVDQWISHHSFTRIAHLAGLQTPDCNSHRDRGLQTNLAGTQNLIEAMKHSQTSLQRFVFASSMAVYGPRSTYPTGRIETDSEPMPVNVYGVWKLAAENLCRLFAHDTGIATACLRPGAVFGPGRDAGQTAAPTTAMKQIALGQPYEIPYRNSQDYLYAPDVGAAFGNALMEPYDGFGAFTLPSHTASTAEMINAMQTSASSLGIPERFQITAGESEVPFVCDLDFQPFLDAFPNTTHTPLSESIQQSIEHFVAEADQGRLKI